The Brachypodium distachyon strain Bd21 chromosome 4, Brachypodium_distachyon_v3.0, whole genome shotgun sequence nucleotide sequence cctatAAATGTAATTTTTCTTTCCTGGCCTACCAATGGATGCATGGATCGGCAGATGCCCACATACATTAGACATACCATATACCATGCACCTAGCCTTTTGTGAGGCTTCGACATGTAGCTAGATTAAAACACCTGTGATGGCCCATGTGGTGATGAGAAAAACAAGACAAAAAACCTGGGGGTTTGTTTGCCGTAGAGCCAGCCGAATCTCTCCATGTGCCCTGCCTCTCGTATTGTCATTGGCTCGGTCGCCTGTACGTGATTGATCGGAGAAAACAAAGGCTCCGTCGGCGTGGATCTTGGGAGGCTGCTAGCACGGGGGCGTGTGTCTTGGCTCCTTGCAGGAGTCCAGGAAGCAATACCATGTACCCAACAGTTTTCCTGTCCCTTGCTTACATGCATCTTGGTCTTGGGATGCCATTGCAACTCTTTGCCGATACTCTAAGCAACATTAGAAGTACAGATAATAATTATGTAATGTAATCAAGGGTGCCAGAGACTAAAATATCAAGGCCTAGGATCCTGGTTCTGAGTCTGGCAAccagtatatatatagattgCAAAACTATGACAAAGTCTGGTTGTCACTGGATATGTCCTGGGTTTGAACCGAAGTAGATTCCTTTCCTGTATGTTTCTATAGTTCTTCTATAcatgctgatgctgatgaAATGGTATTCCTGTCTACAAATTTAGCCATCCTTACAAAATTTCGCGAGAGAAGGGTGCTACATTTATTCTCTCTGGGTATCTACCGACAAAACATCATTTGCTACATGCACTCAAATGCTCATACCTTCCAACTGGACTGTACACAGCAGCTAAACCCCCCTCGGAGATCACACTATCGAGTACTCACTGTGAGACTCGTTGTCAGGCTCTACTGCTCGTCTCGGTTTTTGGACCTCGGTGGATTTTCTGGGTGATGCCATAGGTGACGAGGAGGGTGATGGAGATGACGCTGCTCTGCGCACCGGGCTAAACGGCACGTGTAGCCTCCGCAGTTCGTTCATCGAGCTTTTGGGGCTCAGGAGTAGTGGGGGAGGGGGTGGCTGCGGCTCCGGAGCTTCTGCGGCCTGAGGATGGtgacgctgctgctgcccttgttgttgttgatcagTTGCGACTTTGTTTATAAGATTCTGCATTGTAGGTAGTAGTTTTGCTGAAACAGAGAGGATCCCAGGAACCTGCAGGATAAGATCGATTTAATTTATGTGTCCTCGAAAAAAGAAGGGAGATCAAATCAATTTGTCAAGCGCTATTTCAGAATGACCAGAGTTCACAGCTAATCAAGCAATGGGTTATATTGGATCGAATACATTGTGACTATATGATAAAATATGCACGGTAAGTATTTATCTCAAAGTTCCGATCTGATGTTTCATTAAAAAACAGATGCTGGTGttgtttcagacagaggtgaTGTCTGTACAAGTTTTTGCTCTGCAAGATAAGCATATCATCAACCTAAACCAAACTAATCACTTTTGACAAGAATAGCAAAATGCACAGGTTACGCAGATATACGCTCATAATACTGTCCACCAACTCACTCCACATGTTCTATTCATGCAGGTTGATGACCTTTTCCTTCAGGTGATTTGAGCACAATACTGAGAACTTTAAATGAATACGCAATCAGCTGCTTTTGGTGCAAGTCAGATAGGTTGACTGGTTAGCATTATGTTCTGTCATCTGCATGGAAATATGAATCTTATGTTTTTCATAATTTTCCCCAAGCCCAAAAAAGAGTATTTGATCCTAATCCATTTTTATCCCTCTCATTCCCTGTTTTCATAATGGCTGTCACTgtaacacctttttttttaagagatGTCACTGTAACACCTTGTACCATAGGTTAATTTAACACAATTGATCAGGGAGACCCCTCGGCCCTCAGTCTCGCCTACATCAGTTTCTTCTAAAAAAGCAGCACAGAAATAGCTTTGTTGTAGGGTAGCAATCCAATTCTTGGCAAAGTGATCAAAGAAAGTGCAAGGCAGAAAATAAGAAGAGGCCATCTCTACATGGCTAGACCTGGACCAATGCTGTGATTCAGAAAAAGTTCTTGTAAAGTTCTTTTGACAACTGGGGTTGCATTCCCTTGGTTGATAAATCACCACAAATATTGATAGTTTTTAGATTGTCCATGTTTCGCGTGTTGATTCCAGACGTGTTAAGCTTCTTCTTAGTAGTCCTTCGGACTTTTTTCACgctatttaattatttttcagtATAGTCTAGTACGGTCCTCCCCCGCTGTCCTCATAACAaagtgtttttcttgttttgcaAAGTGGTTGCCAAAGTGCTTGCACCGTTACATGTTGCTGTTCCGACCCAACATAGTCGGTAATCAATAGATGTATAGTAATTAGTAAGTATGAATTAGGCATTCGAACGCACCTTCTGTACAAATAACTTTCGGATAAGATTGTACAAtgtgaaaagaaaactaatgCTATAATTCTTAAGCTCAACTTATAACAAATGTTCAACATCTTACCATGCCATTTTGGAATTCTCTGCCAATATCTAGCTGCACTGCTAAAGCTTTGGTAAGTAAATAACCCACAAATAGCAAGAACAAGTATATGGGATTCCTGCACAGCAGAACAAGAATGTCAGCGCCGTGTTATAGTTTTCAGTTTGTGTAAAGAATTATGGTGCACATTCCAGCCAATGTACTAAGTACCTCAGAAGCGTCATAATCTCATTAAAACCAAGAACAGCAATAGCAACCATCGCCCAAGGAGGAGGCAGTCTGCCATTACCTCGCCTATGAGCTTGCTGGAGAGAGATGAAAAAAATCCAAGTCAAGCATAATAAATACCCACTAGAAAACAAACACCATCAGAAACAGGAATCTACaccagaaaaaggaaaacacaatcATAAGTTATCCAATTTATGAGAGGTCATATTTTTTAGGCAATTTATAAGAGGTAATTGAACACACAACTATGGTTTAAAGAGGCGTtctaaagaaacaaaaacgTGCTAGCACAAAATCTCTGAATGGTAAATACACCATCGTGACAAAGCTATGTGGTATGAAATGCACACCTGTGTCGATACTGCTTGTGTAATGGTGAACTCAGTTTCTGCTTTGAACTGCTTCCACAGTGACTTGCACTGAGCTGGAGTAATAAGTGTATGCTTTGGAAGAACCTGTTTAAATTGTTTCACAAAATGATGTCTCTTTGGTATAAGCACCTTCGTTTCTGGCCGCATGGAGAACAAATAAACACAAAGCTACCTCTTCCCAAGTAGTTGAAGCAAGTGGGTCGCTATGAGAAGCACTTGAACTCTTTGCTTCAACAGAACCATCCAGAAGTGTTGAGGTGAGCATGTTTTCAATCCTGTCTGGATTGTCATCCCAGCGGATGATAGCTAATACAGACAGAAGCTTGAGAGCCTGCAATGTTAGTGTAAGATCACTtaacaagaaaacaaagtgCTGTAGTGTTTGTCATGTTAGAAGGGTGTGGGTCCTATACAGCAGATCGAGCATCCTTTGCTATTGCACGGACATCTTCATTTCCTGTCCAGACTCTTGGAATTGAATCCTTGTCATGACTAAACACCGTTGTAAACCTGGCAATAACGGGAAACTTTATCAGAAGGTTGAATTGATCGGTGCAACGAACGAGGAACACATTTTGTATTTCAACCTCTCCTTCATATGCATCAAAACTTTGCCAGCTTCTTCTTTAGCTTTATTTTCCACTGTACTTTGGGCATAATCCCTTAATTTTGAGACCATTTCTTCTGACAATGTGTTTTCCATTTCAAACCCAGAAAGAGTTTTCAAAAACTCTGGCAGAATGGCTTCTGTCTCACGTTTATAAAGGTTTCTTATCGATGCCCAGGTTGTTTGTCCGGCAGCATCAAAAAGAGACTCCACAGGTTCAACTAGTCCTTTTCTTAGTTTCTCCTGCACGTACAAGTAGCATAAAACATAAATTATTACCATGTGCTGACAAATGCTATCACTTGCCAAAAAATATCCAGAAGCGAAGTATGTATTGACAAAAGCTAAtaagaaaatattttcttctAGGTTGCCATACTTAACCTTAGCACGGCTTGTTAGTGCTGATAGCTTGCTTTCACGAACTGAAAGTGCATGGTCTTCAATATCACGCCGAACTTTCTCTAGCATTTTAGAGTAGTCCCAGTCTGCCTGCTTGATTGTAGCATCTAGAATAGGAAGACTCGTCAGAATGCAGTTTCAATTTATAAAGGTTTAGTACACCAAAAGAAAGAGgcaaaaaaacacaaattaTGAATTGTGTATCTTATGGGCACATCAAGTAGATATAGGGATAAACTCGTTGCAACATCAGCACATAAGAACGGCTGTAGACAAACTTAATGTACGCATAGCAAATTaaacttgtttttctttgcagGGCACCATACTATTTCAGTACAAGCATGCAACGGTTATTACATCCTTTAACATAAGAGCAGTCCtggaataaaaaaatatatactaatTACCATGTGTATAATTTTTACCTGCACACCCTTGATCAAACTCGTGTAGAGAGGATTCAGTTGTTTCTCGAGCAGCTGCTGCAAAACCTTTTCCACTCTCCAGAGATAGAGTAAGTCCGGTTTTAAATTTTTCAAGAGCCTTAGTACGTAGATGACTCAACATTTTCTGGAATACAGGTTGGACAAGCTGCAAGGAATGTGAGGCAGAATTAGCGACATGACATCAAGTCGACGTAGCAAGAAATGGCACATGCCAAAAAAACCAGCTAGTATTTCACATAAGGAGAATATTTGGATATGCGCTTTAACAACACATGAATTTTCCAGAGTTGCAAATTGGTTACAATAAAAGTAAAACAGTCTACACTATTATTTTGTGATGATAAAATAATATTGATGTACAAGAGAACCTTACATTTAGTATTCTAGATTCCAGCAGTTGTCGTTTGGCTTTCCTAACAGCTTCATCAAAATAGACAGCCTCTTTGTCATacctaaaaaaataatgatCCACATCTTAGTTTTATTCATGAACAGAAGTTTACTGTCTTAGCTAGATGTAGGATTCACTACAACCAAGACAAGCAGTAAAGTAAGCAACAGCTAGCTTCAATGCCAGCATTTCAGTGATTCAGTcatagaaaaagaaagatgacAACATCTGCATATGCAATTTGAAGAAACAAAGGGCCAAACTAATATTAATTCGCAGGTATGCAATTTAAAGAAAGAAAGTGTCAATGTTTGCCATATGTTTGACCAGGAATGGTGGAAATTCTAGAGACTTCCTTCGTGAAGTACATGCCTGTAAATCTATTGGTAGATGCAAAGAACATAGAAAGCATATATGTGACCAACTGTCTGTTACTGTACTAACTGCTATTACTTAAATCACACAAGGGCTTACTCTTGCATGTGAACGTCCACAATATAGCCAAGTTTTTTCCCAAAACCCTGTACTGGACCTGTCTGTACAGCATTCTCCAAATCCAGCCATGCCTAAAGATCAGAAACATATTAGTGAACCCAAAACATCTAAGAAGATTAAAGATCTGAAGTGGTGAGTTCTTACTGCATCTGACGTTAGGCTGCCAAACTTCTCGTTTGCAATTTCATCACACCGAACTGTAGCAACCATTACCTTCCATGATGAAGCAAATGGAAACAAATCAACTAACAAGTTTGAGTTATTTGTTGAACAGAATTGTGTATGTATGCTACACAGCAATTTATGCAGACTTCAATGCCCAAAAGAAAATTATGGACCTGCGTACCTTGTGAGCGGGAAGATCAAGATCCTTGTTCTCTCGGATAATTTTCCAAATCTGTTGTGAACTAAACAAAAAACCTGAAGCAGGAACCACTCCTCTCCTATCACCTGCGAGACCTCCTGGTGCAATTGAATTTGCAAACCTTTGCCTAAGTTGTTGAACCTGGTCAAGGTAATAGTAAGGTGATTGAAAATATGTTTGAACTAATCTAAGGTTAGTAAAGTGCTTGAATAAGCTTCGTTATTTTTGAAGTACCTGCTCTCTGAattgctcttctttttcttcaaaacTGGACAATGCAGTGACTTCCACCTTCATGTTGGCAAACAATATTATGATCAGCAGAAATAATGAAATAAATCAGCACTATATAACGAAATTAGATAGCTCACATTAAAAAATTCACTGAGAGGGGTATCCTTGTGTGCCTCTGGCTTAGGAACCGAGTTCCATATCTGATCAAATCTGTGATAAAATTAGAACCAGAGAAAACCAACAAACTAGTAAACTAAATTAAAATAGAAGAGGATAGCAGCACCTTTTGAATATCTTCCCTTAAAACTGGTTCAAGATGTTCAAGTGGAGTCTGCATGAAAACAATGATGTGTCTGAGATTTGCCTAAGTAAATTGGACTTATTTCCAATAGCTTGCATAAAAGCATTGCATTAAATATATTCAAGGAAGGAAGAGAACAAAGGCAAACCCTGGTTTTATCACGTATAACAAATAAAAGTGTTGTTTTCCGTGGACTGAACAAACGCATCATGACCTACATATCGAGTAATCCGAATGTTACAAGTACATCAGCACTATATTCCAATTTGAAATAAGAGTATAACTGACTGAACAGAGAGGTTACAACTTTGTACCTGAAATACTGTCTTTAAAAGTGGTTTATTGGCAGCTTGCTCCCGACCAATATCATGGCACCACCTAGAGCAGTACAAAAGGTTATACTCAGAGGTCATTCGTGTTTCTTTTCCTGTTTTTTCTGTTCCTGAAGTATTTAGTATTTATCTCCCTCGTTCGGGGCTAAGCGTACCACCTACCGGGCTCTGCCAAGTGCCTTTTCTTATATTGGGTTTGATTCAGTTTTAAAGAAAATATAAGGTACATAGAGATCTAACTTTTGCATAAAACTTGCACAAGGTTAAAATAGAAAGGCAGTAAGTAAATGCATGAAGTAAAGCTGCAACTTATAATCCTTAAGACGAAATTATCATAATATCAAAAGAGGTAGCCAGCATCATATAGTTGGATCATAGAGAATAACTCACATGTTAATCAGAACTATATCTGAAATGGCAAGAGCAAATAACGAACTTTGCTTCTCAAATGCAGTATCATCCTAAAATGAACGAAAAACACAGATTGTCAGAAAGGAAAATGTGCTCGCTAATCTAATAAGCCTCATTCATACACCATGACAACTTCCTTCAACTCATACAAGGTCACCTTTTGAAACACATGATCTAATTATTTAATTAAGCATGTTAAGTTGACTTATGTTCATTGGACGATCAACCACGTTTAATTTCTTGCTTAAAGACAGAACGGAAAGTGGAATGAGTTGACAATGCAATCTATTTGTAAAACAAATTTTGCAAGCTGTTCTGAGATAATGCCATATCATGGGAGGAATGGAGATATTTATATTCCAAGTTATGTGAAACTTTTGTCATATCCTGACTGAGCCTGATGCCCTAACTAGATTTTGAGGTAACGCggcacaaaagaaaaaaacaatggaACAATCTTCTGTTAACATCAGGTATCATCTCTTAAACTTGTCCTGTTCCACGACCCAAGGTTTTCTGGGCAGACACTAAAATTCAAAGAAAGAACTAGAAAACTATTGTATAGTGTTGAATATTTCTAATCTGTTAGGACAGTGTTTAGTCCATTGCACTTTGCTACTCCAAAAGTTTCGCTCAAAGATATCGAACAGGGAAATCTAATTGTGTAAGTAAGCATAcctctcctctttctctcccaTCAGTACCCTCCAAATCCATTACAACAGTGCAAGGCTCGACACCAATACAGCGTGCTATCCAGATGCCTTTGGTAGTTTGGCTCCTAATGACAGATCACAGATAGAacatcaagattttttttccttcactGTAAGTCGAAATTTTGAGAGTGTATACTGCATTTGACAGCTTTGATTTCATGATAAGAGGAGGGGAAAGTAAAAGAAAGAGAACTAGTTTCTAAATTGTGTGTTCAGGagtaaacaaaataaacaacatGATGCACAGATTTGTAATCATGTGGGTTAAACAAAACTGTATATACCTTCCCCTGAATGCATCCATCTCGTTAAATTTAGTTCCAAAGAGTTGGTTCAATAAGGTACTCTTTCctgctcaaaagaaaaagaatcgtGAAAATAAATCCCAAATAAGTTCAGAGCTATGTACTGTAGATTGGTGAAAAGGAGAAGACAGTCCAGAACTCACACATATCAGTCAAGAATATATGTTTAAGTTCAGCATTAGGCTATCATTCAAATGATGAAAACAACATTTTACAGTTTATCTTACATAAAAAACAGTTTACAGTTTAATACTATCCGAGGAGAAAAACTAACAACCTCCAAGAAAGCAAGACACATTACTCACAAAATACATCTGTGGACTGTCAGGGTCGATACTATGGGAAAACAATGCCTACATTTGCTTCAGATCCATCATTCATGTCAGCAAGTTCAGGGTTAAAACAAAACATCTATACAAGCACTCTACTTCAAACTAAAGTCATGTTAGTCAGGTAAGGTTGAACATTGCAcatattatccaaaaataATACTGCACGGGTCAAAGTGGAAGAACTGGTGAGCGCTTAAAATTCCACCATAAGTAGTTCATAGAAACAGCAATGCCACACACTAGCAATGCAGATTCCGACCAATGTACTATAGAAGCAAACAAGCAACCGTCCTCCCCTCCACACCCCCTGTGAAATTAGACTCATAACTTGCAAGTTTATGCTGTCAGTTTAAGTTACTTTGGAATGATGTACTACGAGTATACGATAATATAACATGTTGTTTCACTGATGAGACCAACTGAAATGCCCGTTATTCTACAGCGGTGGAGCGTCAAAAATCCATCGGGAAACGACCAATGGCAGCGCGCACAAAAACAACGGAAACTTGCATGAACTCGAGCCGACGCTCCCATCCCAGTACGTCTAATCTAACAACGCACCAACGATATCGGTTCGCAGGGCTGATCGATCGACCTAGTGCGGCGCGCCGACCAGAGGCAGGCGACATTGGCCCCCAGAAAAATAGCATCTCGACAAATCGTACGAAATGGATTCACGAGAGGTTGAACATTTGATCAAACAGgtggccagcgccgccgcatTCGCCGAGCACGCACCCAACCGAGATCATCGGCATGCGCGCGTGGCGTCGTACGTGGTACGTACCGCTGCTCTGGGGCCCCATGATGGAGACGACGGCGTAGGAGAGGCCGCATCCGGCGACGCCCGCGGCCGCCATGAACCGCTCCGCGGACTCGGCCGCGAActcgccctcgccgtcgatcagctgcaccgcctccgccgccgcgtcctcctcgGTCGCCATTCCCCCGATCCgactcgctcgctcgctcgccggcgcgcgcgggtgTGGGGATGGGGTGGGAGGTGGCGATCGATGGCTGACCTGACGCGGTCGCTCGCTCCGCCCCCGCCTCGCGCTTTCTCTCCGGCCTCTTCGCCTTTTGCGGGGCACGCCACGGGCCACGGCTCAAGTCGAGAGGCCTGCGAATCTCTTGCGTATAAACCCCCCTCTGAAatggtttttcttttgagccATGGTAAGTCACGGTATTCACAGTTTAGTCCTTCTTGCATTCCGATTTTCGCCTGGTATGGAGTTCTCAAGTTCGTTTAGCTTGTTTTACGATCCGTCTGCAAAACTTGACCATGAGAACCACTTGGTTAGCGAAATGCTAAAGCAGGCAAGAGCTAGATTATCGTAATCAGACGTAATGTTAAGCGTCATTATGGTTCATGCATGGTTAATTATGCATGCACCTATATGTTTTGAATATTCGAGTAGCTAAATGCTCCGTGAATTGCtatggagttttttttagaagattATTTTAACATTTGTGCAATCATAGTCTCTAACTTtgtgcaaaacaaaaagggtATCTCAAAATATACACCAATCGAATAACTCATCTAAAGATTATGGTAAATATGTTTACTGCACTAGAATGGCACGATGTAATCTCAAAACGTCATTAACTAATTTTCGGGCAAGTTAAGATGTAACCTCGGAAAGATTGAACGGACCTCCACCAACTCATATCCTTATAAGAGTACATATAATCTTCATACGGGAGAATTCAGCGACGGGGGGTAagaaggacgaggagaggaggatAGAGAAACCAAAATAATTATGAACTAATCTTTAGAGTTgtaaaacatcttataaaaaagAAACGGAGGGGTTTGAATTCTTTAACAATAAGTAAAAGGAAttaaggccttgtttggttaGGCTTAACTATGACTTTTGACATTTGTTTTTGGCTTTTTGCTTATATTATTGTCTAACAATATCAATTCAAAAGTCAAAAGCCTTATTTTAAGATTTACAAGTCAAAAATCAAAAGCCACATTTAAATCTAATCAAACAGTGCCTATAAGACGTGATAGGTGGATAGTATCATCTCTCGCCAACTCACCTTTTTTAGATATATAGCCGGATGTAAAAAGAAACTGACGGCAAATTTGCAATAAGATTGATGAAACTAGCTCATGTCTCCTCGCTCACCGACGAGGCGGCAAGAACATGAATATCCGGTCATACCGTGGTGTGGGAATTTGAATTCGGTAGTACTCACGGCCAGTTgatcttttttgtttgagcgaatcaaatttgaattttttttagaaagatctacgtatttggtttcgttaagacaacactttgaccaataataaATTTATTAGTATATGATTTATATAATAGAAAATCACAATTATCAGCGAGAACTTTTGAGAACTTGTTTCAGCGAAACCAAATGCGTTAACCTTTCTAAAAAGAGTGAGTATATTATTCGCGTTATGATTTTGAATTTCCGCCGTGATTTTTGAGCTGGATGTGCTACGTGCTATGTCAGAGCCTTAGCTCCAAGAGATAAGCGGAGAGAGATCATCGTGGGATGCGCGCCGCCGAGGTCACCACAGTGCCCGACGTCGACCCGCACTCGCtgccgttgccgggggccgACGACGCGCCCATGCACTccagccgcgccgcccacgGGCACGGCCGCTCgtcggagctcctcctcccgggCTCGAGCGCGCGCGGCTCGCCGAGGAGGTCCCGCGGGTCGATCGAAGCCCtgcgcgacggcgacggcgagaacccggccccggccccggccgccgccaaggggtgccggtggtggtgctgcCGCGGCGCGCTCTGCGACCGGCGCGCCTTGGCCCGCGACGACTCCGTGTTGGCCATGTAGCTCGCGCGCCTTGGCCCGCCGCTCACCGCCTCCGAGGACGAcagcgccgacgccgacgccgatgccgatgccgacgccGAGTAGtgctgctcgtcgtcgtccagccTGCCGCTGCACGTCTGCGCGCTcgcgtcctcctcccccgacgcggccggcatcggcatcggcatcggcgtcgGCATCCCGGCGCCCTTTGCccccggcggcgtcgagcagcagctgctgttccgccgctgctgctggttgtgctgcggcgagcggcggcgccgtggcggcgtgccggcgccggcgtcgtcgtcgaggaggaggcggaggcggaggtgcgCGGCCCTGGCGCGGCGCTGGGCGGCGACGAGAGCTTCGATGCGGCGGAGCGTGGCGCCCGCCTGCCGCCGCACCAGCTGGCCACGCACCATGGCCTGCAGCTTCACCAGCCCCCGCAGCGCGCACAGCGCCTTCTTCGCCTGCAATTGCACGCGCATAACCCATAGATCGCCATGGATTTCAGTATTTTAATCAAAGGATTTACGGTGCTTGCTTTACCAGGTGAGACCGGAAGGCCGACTGGAtcttgacggcggcggcgatcttGGCGGCCCCGGGCtcgggcacggcggcggcggcggcgtgttGCTGGTCCTCCTCCTTCTGCGCCGTCgcgacgcgcg carries:
- the LOC100824023 gene encoding protein ROOT HAIR DEFECTIVE 3 homolog 1; protein product: MATEEDAAAEAVQLIDGEGEFAAESAERFMAAAGVAGCGLSYAVVSIMGPQSSGKSTLLNQLFGTKFNEMDAFRGRSQTTKGIWIARCIGVEPCTVVMDLEGTDGRERGEDDTAFEKQSSLFALAISDIVLINMWCHDIGREQAANKPLLKTVFQVMMRLFSPRKTTLLFVIRDKTRTPLEHLEPVLREDIQKIWNSVPKPEAHKDTPLSEFFNVEVTALSSFEEKEEQFREQVQQLRQRFANSIAPGGLAGDRRGVVPASGFLFSSQQIWKIIRENKDLDLPAHKVMVATVRCDEIANEKFGSLTSDAAWLDLENAVQTGPVQGFGKKLGYIVDVHMQEYDKEAVYFDEAVRKAKRQLLESRILNLVQPVFQKMLSHLRTKALEKFKTGLTLSLESGKGFAAAARETTESSLHEFDQGCADATIKQADWDYSKMLEKVRRDIEDHALSVRESKLSALTSRAKEKLRKGLVEPVESLFDAAGQTTWASIRNLYKRETEAILPEFLKTLSGFEMENTLSEEMVSKLRDYAQSTVENKAKEEAGKVLMHMKERFTTVFSHDKDSIPRVWTGNEDVRAIAKDARSAALKLLSVLAIIRWDDNPDRIENMLTSTLLDGSVEAKSSSASHSDPLASTTWEEVLPKHTLITPAQCKSLWKQFKAETEFTITQAVSTQQAHRRGNGRLPPPWAMVAIAVLGFNEIMTLLRNPIYLFLLFVGYLLTKALAVQLDIGREFQNGMVPGILSVSAKLLPTMQNLINKVATDQQQQGQQQRHHPQAAEAPEPQPPPPPLLLSPKSSMNELRRLHVPFSPVRRAASSPSPSSSPMASPRKSTEVQKPRRAVEPDNESHSEYSIV
- the LOC100828648 gene encoding protein IQ-DOMAIN 32; its protein translation is MGKAGRWLRSFLTGKKGKDKGPGKGDGPPPAPAAKEKRRWSFRRAPAAASGSTTSRGQLASTSSPHCFSEAARVATAQKEEDQQHAAAAAVPEPGAAKIAAAVKIQSAFRSHLAKKALCALRGLVKLQAMVRGQLVRRQAGATLRRIEALVAAQRRARAAHLRLRLLLDDDAGAGTPPRRRRSPQHNQQQRRNSSCCSTPPGAKGAGMPTPMPMPMPAASGEEDASAQTCSGRLDDDEQHYSASASASASASALSSSEAVSGGPRRASYMANTESSRAKARRSQSAPRQHHHRHPLAAAGAGAGFSPSPSRRASIDPRDLLGEPRALEPGRRSSDERPCPWAARLECMGASSAPGNGSECGSTSGTVVTSAARIPR